The segment AATTCGAACAGGTCAATAAATGCACTGAAGAGGGCAGGAGGTTTGATGATGGAATAATCAAGATTCGAACGCATTAAACGTTCAGCAAATTGCTGGTGTGCATGAAAATAAGTAAGCTGGGGATAGCGTTCAGCATGATAAGCAGAAATGTAAATAAATTTCTTTACTGCTGCTTTTATTGCTTCTGCCAGGATATACGTATTAGCAGTAAGGTCAACGTCCATGAAACCGGGCTTACTGTTATCATTAATAGAAACAGATTTGCCCAATGCAGAGATCACAACATCGAAACCTGAACAGATATAATCAAGCGAAGCATGTTGTGTAACATCGGCAATGATCGTCTCACACTGCACTGTTTGTTTTAGCGTTATTGCTTTTTCCTCGTTACGTACAACTGCTGTTAAAGCATAACCCTGTTTCAACGCTTCTGCAGCAATGGCTTTACCAAGATGACCAGTAGCGCCAAATAGGATAATCTTCATAAAACAGGTTTAGTTG is part of the Lacibacter sediminis genome and harbors:
- a CDS encoding SDR family oxidoreductase, yielding MKIILFGATGHLGKAIAAEALKQGYALTAVVRNEEKAITLKQTVQCETIIADVTQHASLDYICSGFDVVISALGKSVSINDNSKPGFMDVDLTANTYILAEAIKAAVKKFIYISAYHAERYPQLTYFHAHQQFAERLMRSNLDYSIIKPPALFSAFIDLFELAEKGRLVNMGKGDKLTNPVYEGDVALACINAIKQDVSTIEIGGPEVLSRKQINEIIQEVIKPGKKIRTIPPGLVKNMLPLLKIFNRNLFDKLAFFVEVMQHDTIAPRLGQLRLKEYVERKR